One Erythrobacter aureus DNA segment encodes these proteins:
- the fusA gene encoding elongation factor G, whose protein sequence is MAREYPLERYRNIGIMAHIDAGKTTTTERILYYTGKSYKIGEVHDGAATMDWMEQEQERGITITSAATTTFWSAEDGEGPKHRINIIDTPGHVDFTIEVERSLRVLDGAVAVFDGVAGVEPQSETVWRQADKYGVPRMCFVNKLDRTGADFYYCVQSIIDRLGANPLVLYLPIGAESDLQGVVDLVNNRGIVWQAEDLGAKFDYVDIPADMADKVAEYREKLIETAVEQDDDVMEAYLEGNEPDAATLKRLIRKGTMARDFVPVLCGSAFKNKGVQPLLDAVVDYMPSPLDVPAIKGVLPDSDKEDTRPSSDEAPFAALAFKIMNDPFVGSLTFTRIYSGHLTKGSVLNSVKEKKEKIGRMLLMHSNNREDIDEAFAGDIVAIAGLKETTTGDTLCASNAPIILERMEFPEPVIELSVEPKTKADQEKMGVALNRLAAEDPSFRVTTDHESGQTIIKGMGELHLDILVDRMKREFKVEANVGAPQVAYREYLGKPVDVDYTHKKQSGGSGQFGRVKVKVTPGERGQGFVFEDEIKGGNIPKEYIPAIEKGFREQAESGHLVGFPIIDFTVNLYDGAYHDVDSSAIAFEIAGRGAMREVADRAGIKLLEPIMKVEVVTPEDYLGDVIGDLNSRRGQIQGTDSRGNAQAVDAFVPLANMFGYVNELRSFTQGRAQYSMQFSHYDEVPANVAQEVKEKLA, encoded by the coding sequence ATGGCCCGCGAATATCCGCTCGAGCGGTACCGCAATATCGGCATCATGGCACACATCGATGCCGGCAAGACCACCACGACCGAACGCATCCTCTACTACACCGGCAAGTCCTACAAGATCGGCGAAGTCCACGACGGCGCCGCGACCATGGACTGGATGGAGCAGGAACAGGAACGCGGCATCACCATCACCTCGGCTGCGACCACGACCTTCTGGTCGGCCGAAGACGGTGAAGGCCCCAAGCACCGCATCAACATCATCGACACCCCAGGCCACGTCGACTTCACTATCGAAGTCGAACGCTCGCTCCGCGTGCTCGACGGTGCGGTCGCAGTCTTCGACGGCGTTGCCGGCGTCGAACCGCAATCCGAAACCGTATGGCGCCAGGCCGATAAATACGGCGTTCCGCGGATGTGCTTCGTGAATAAATTGGACCGCACCGGCGCGGACTTCTATTATTGCGTTCAGTCGATCATCGACCGCCTCGGCGCGAACCCGCTGGTGCTCTATCTCCCGATCGGCGCGGAAAGCGATCTGCAGGGCGTTGTCGACCTGGTGAACAACCGCGGCATCGTATGGCAGGCCGAAGACCTGGGCGCGAAGTTCGACTATGTCGATATTCCCGCCGACATGGCCGACAAGGTCGCCGAATACCGCGAGAAGCTGATCGAGACTGCCGTCGAGCAGGACGACGATGTCATGGAAGCTTACCTCGAAGGTAACGAGCCCGACGCAGCGACGCTCAAGCGGCTCATCCGCAAGGGCACCATGGCGCGCGACTTCGTGCCCGTGCTGTGCGGTTCGGCGTTCAAGAACAAGGGTGTTCAGCCCCTGCTCGACGCCGTGGTCGATTACATGCCGAGCCCGCTCGACGTTCCGGCCATCAAGGGCGTCCTGCCCGACAGCGACAAGGAAGACACCCGTCCGTCTTCGGACGAGGCTCCCTTCGCTGCACTGGCCTTCAAGATCATGAACGACCCGTTCGTCGGCTCGCTCACCTTCACCCGGATCTATTCGGGTCACCTCACCAAGGGTTCGGTGCTGAACTCGGTGAAGGAGAAGAAGGAAAAGATCGGCCGCATGCTGCTGATGCACTCGAACAATCGCGAGGACATCGACGAGGCATTCGCCGGCGATATCGTGGCGATCGCGGGTCTCAAGGAAACCACCACCGGCGACACGCTGTGTGCGTCCAACGCTCCGATCATTCTCGAGCGGATGGAATTCCCCGAGCCGGTGATCGAGCTGTCGGTGGAACCCAAGACCAAGGCCGACCAGGAAAAGATGGGCGTTGCGCTCAATCGCCTGGCAGCCGAGGATCCCAGCTTCCGTGTCACGACCGACCACGAATCGGGCCAGACGATCATCAAGGGCATGGGCGAGCTTCACCTCGACATCCTGGTCGATCGCATGAAGCGCGAGTTCAAGGTCGAGGCGAATGTCGGTGCGCCGCAGGTGGCGTATCGCGAATATCTCGGCAAGCCGGTCGACGTCGACTACACCCACAAGAAGCAGTCGGGTGGTTCGGGTCAGTTCGGTCGTGTCAAGGTCAAGGTCACCCCGGGTGAGCGCGGCCAGGGCTTCGTCTTCGAAGACGAGATCAAGGGCGGCAACATTCCGAAGGAATACATCCCGGCGATCGAAAAGGGCTTCCGCGAGCAGGCCGAAAGCGGCCATCTCGTCGGCTTCCCGATCATCGACTTCACCGTCAATCTGTATGACGGTGCGTACCACGACGTCGACTCGAGCGCGATCGCGTTCGAGATCGCTGGTCGCGGTGCGATGCGCGAAGTCGCAGACCGTGCGGGTATCAAGCTGCTCGAGCCGATCATGAAGGTCGAAGTCGTGACCCCCGAGGACTATCTCGGCGACGTCATCGGCGACCTCAACTCGCGTCGTGGCCAGATCCAGGGCACCGACAGCCGCGGCAATGCGCAGGCGGTCGACGCCTTCGTGCCGCTGGCGAACATGTTCGGTTACGTGAACGAGCTGCGTTCCTTCACCCAGGGCCGCGCTCAGTACTCGATGCAGTTCAGCCACTATGACGAAGTGCCGGCCAACGTCGCGCAGGAAGTCAAGGAGAAGCTTGCGTAA
- a CDS encoding TadE/TadG family type IV pilus assembly protein translates to MRQTPLIHRLRMDERGATIVEFAMIVGPMLLLLLGGLDLGYQSYVRSTMQGALNDAARTASVENPVLGVSGDTVEAQVEALIQQTVSHIAPNATIAVTQKSYFDFSSIGNPEPLMRDNNGNGQYDAGDDDCFEDSNGNGRYDTDAGSDGIGGADDVVLYTATISAPRLMPIHAFIPTLGSTIEYTLETAVRNQPYDRQAAPAVICG, encoded by the coding sequence ATGCGTCAGACCCCTCTCATTCACCGGCTCCGTATGGATGAACGCGGTGCGACCATCGTCGAATTCGCGATGATCGTAGGGCCGATGTTGCTGCTGCTCCTGGGCGGACTGGATCTGGGTTATCAGAGCTATGTCCGCTCGACCATGCAGGGTGCCTTGAACGATGCGGCTCGTACTGCTTCGGTGGAAAATCCGGTCCTCGGCGTATCCGGGGATACGGTCGAGGCACAGGTCGAAGCCCTGATCCAGCAGACTGTATCGCATATCGCGCCGAATGCCACCATCGCCGTTACCCAGAAAAGCTATTTCGATTTCTCCTCCATTGGAAATCCCGAGCCGTTGATGCGGGATAACAACGGAAACGGTCAGTACGATGCCGGTGACGACGATTGTTTCGAAGATTCCAATGGTAACGGCAGGTACGATACCGATGCCGGGTCGGACGGTATTGGCGGAGCGGACGATGTGGTTCTCTATACCGCGACCATTTCGGCTCCGCGGCTGATGCCGATCCATGCCTTTATTCCCACGCTGGGATCGACCATCGAATACACGCTGGAAACGGCAGTGAGGAACCAGCCATACGACCGGCAGGCAGCCCCGGCGGTGATCTGTGGGTAA
- a CDS encoding TadE/TadG family type IV pilus assembly protein, producing the protein MLKTLRQDTRGLALIEFAFAAPIFLTLVLTGLELSNLALANMRVSQMAMTVADNAGRVNAGIDEANIYEVFAGAAVIAKGLDFESNGRMVLSSLEDNGRRNRGAGQMIGWQRCWGGDTSIEPAYGEEGDGRRDASLADGLGAEGRRITAAPGTAVMFVEVTYDYQPLISTGFFDPPRIRHESAFNVRGRQNNRISNTQRLAVMSC; encoded by the coding sequence ATGCTGAAAACCCTGCGCCAGGATACACGCGGCCTCGCGCTGATCGAATTTGCCTTTGCAGCGCCGATTTTCCTCACACTGGTGCTTACCGGGCTGGAATTGTCCAACCTTGCGCTCGCGAATATGCGGGTGAGCCAGATGGCCATGACCGTAGCCGACAATGCCGGACGCGTGAATGCGGGCATCGACGAGGCGAATATCTACGAAGTTTTTGCCGGGGCCGCGGTGATCGCCAAGGGGCTCGATTTCGAATCCAATGGGCGGATGGTGCTCTCCTCTCTGGAGGACAACGGTAGAAGGAACAGAGGGGCCGGGCAGATGATTGGGTGGCAGCGCTGCTGGGGCGGGGATACCTCGATCGAACCCGCTTATGGCGAAGAAGGCGACGGGCGCAGGGATGCCAGTCTGGCGGACGGTTTGGGCGCGGAGGGCCGCAGGATCACCGCGGCTCCTGGCACGGCAGTGATGTTCGTGGAAGTGACCTACGATTACCAGCCGCTGATCTCGACCGGGTTCTTCGACCCGCCAAGGATCCGCCACGAAAGCGCCTTCAATGTGCGCGGGCGGCAGAACAATCGGATCAGTAACACGCAGAGGCTCGCCGTGATGAGCTGCTGA
- the rpsJ gene encoding 30S ribosomal protein S10, whose product MEAQNIRIRLKAFDHRVLDQATGEIADTARRTGALIRGPIPMPTRIEKFTVNRGPHIDKKSREQFEVRTYKRLLDIVQPNAQTVDALMKLDLAAGVNVEIKLA is encoded by the coding sequence ATGGAAGCTCAGAATATCCGCATTCGCCTCAAGGCGTTCGACCATCGCGTTCTCGACCAGGCAACTGGCGAAATCGCAGACACCGCGCGTCGTACGGGTGCTCTTATTCGTGGCCCCATTCCCATGCCGACGCGCATCGAGAAGTTCACTGTGAACCGCGGCCCGCACATCGACAAGAAGTCGCGCGAGCAGTTCGAGGTGCGCACCTATAAGCGGTTGCTCGACATCGTGCAGCCCAACGCCCAGACCGTCGATGCGCTGATGAAGCTCGACCTTGCTGCGGGCGTGAATGTGGAAATCAAACTCGCCTGA
- a CDS encoding cold-shock protein, which produces MIDGPEGQLPSLLSISPSSHRAQAVAPERLREIEGRFPMTHYGTIKSYDAGKGQGMITPEQGGDVLKFEKSDLKKESSAPQQGQRFGYETKQVGGGQPQAINLRQEEQGEGQGAKHRDQAKQQQS; this is translated from the coding sequence GTGATCGACGGTCCTGAGGGCCAGTTGCCCTCCCTTCTTTCCATTTCGCCTTCTAGCCACCGCGCACAAGCGGTCGCTCCTGAGCGCCTGCGCGAAATCGAAGGAAGATTTCCCATGACACATTATGGCACCATCAAGAGCTACGACGCCGGCAAGGGCCAGGGCATGATCACCCCCGAACAGGGCGGTGATGTGCTGAAGTTCGAAAAGTCCGATCTCAAGAAGGAATCCTCGGCTCCCCAGCAGGGCCAGCGTTTCGGCTATGAAACCAAGCAGGTCGGCGGTGGACAGCCGCAGGCCATCAACCTGCGTCAAGAAGAGCAGGGCGAAGGCCAGGGCGCCAAGCATCGCGACCAGGCAAAGCAGCAGCAGAGCTGA
- the rpsG gene encoding 30S ribosomal protein S7, producing the protein MSRRRRPEKREILPDPKFGDQVLSKFMNNLMLDGKKAVAEKIVYGALDTVENKAKANPVELFHAALDNIKPQVEVRSRRVGGATYQVPVEVRPERAQALAIRWLISAARGRPETTMSARLSGELMDAANNRGNAVKKREDTHRMADANRAFSHYRW; encoded by the coding sequence ATGTCACGTCGTCGTCGTCCCGAGAAGCGGGAAATCCTGCCCGATCCCAAGTTCGGTGATCAGGTCCTGTCGAAGTTCATGAACAACCTCATGCTCGACGGTAAGAAGGCCGTTGCCGAGAAGATCGTCTATGGCGCGCTCGACACGGTCGAGAACAAGGCCAAGGCCAATCCGGTCGAGCTGTTTCACGCAGCGCTCGACAACATCAAGCCGCAGGTCGAAGTGCGCAGCCGCCGTGTCGGCGGTGCGACCTATCAGGTGCCTGTGGAAGTGCGTCCCGAGCGTGCCCAGGCGCTGGCCATTCGCTGGCTGATCTCGGCCGCGCGCGGTCGCCCCGAGACCACCATGTCGGCCCGCCTCTCGGGCGAGCTGATGGATGCGGCCAACAATCGCGGCAACGCGGTGAAGAAGCGCGAGGACACGCACCGCATGGCGGACGCGAACCGCGCCTTCTCGCACTACCGCTGGTAA
- a CDS encoding GNAT family N-acetyltransferase: protein MGDDTNRKAAPRWQEARGDASILTRLEDGREICIRTVSPQDEGRLREGIARMSPRSRYLRFFSGATTPPDWVIERLLDVDGVLHLAWGAIDLSDPAQPAMGVVHAMRPDAGDRVAEFSVGVVDDYHGLGLGRLLAATLLLDTRDDALEALTAHVLYENTAAMRFIRRLGGQRVAQDGPTLEYRLDIAEALARLRQEQDPPGLADIFAHFDASDAA, encoded by the coding sequence ATGGGTGACGACACGAACCGCAAGGCCGCGCCGCGCTGGCAGGAAGCCCGAGGCGATGCCTCCATCCTGACGCGGCTGGAGGACGGGCGGGAGATCTGCATCCGGACCGTCTCGCCCCAGGATGAGGGGCGGCTGCGCGAGGGGATTGCGCGGATGAGCCCGCGCTCGCGCTATCTGCGGTTCTTTTCCGGCGCCACCACGCCCCCCGACTGGGTGATCGAGCGGCTGCTGGATGTCGACGGCGTGCTGCATCTCGCCTGGGGGGCGATCGACCTGTCGGACCCTGCGCAGCCCGCCATGGGCGTGGTCCATGCCATGCGGCCCGATGCGGGCGACCGGGTGGCGGAATTTTCGGTCGGGGTGGTCGACGACTATCACGGGCTCGGCCTGGGGCGTTTGCTGGCGGCGACGCTGCTGCTGGATACGCGCGACGATGCGCTGGAGGCGCTGACCGCGCATGTGCTTTACGAGAACACGGCGGCGATGCGCTTTATCCGGCGGCTGGGCGGGCAGCGCGTGGCGCAGGACGGGCCGACGCTGGAATATCGGCTCGACATCGCCGAGGCGCTCGCCCGGCTGCGCCAGGAGCAGGACCCGCCGGGCCTGGCCGATATCTTCGCCCATTTCGACGCTTCGGACGCTGCCTAG
- the rplC gene encoding 50S ribosomal protein L3 produces MRTGVIAKKVGMTRLFQEDGRHVPVTVLALENCQVTAHRTEDRDGYFAVQVGSGEAKQKNVNKPQREAFAKAEVPLKMKVAEFRVDTEEALLPVGARISAEHFIAGQKVDITGHTQGKGFAGAMKRWGFGGLRATHGVSISHRSHGSTGNRQDPGRVFKGKKMAGHMGDRQRTQQNLEIVRTDADRGLLFVKGSVPGAKNGWLLVKDAVKINHEELPFPGVMYRNQDEFASEEAAPGLVESSAEHEVGTEVSAEQQEKLLKEQEAGADTETTTDTPAADTGSDENKEG; encoded by the coding sequence ATGCGCACTGGCGTTATCGCAAAGAAAGTCGGGATGACCCGCCTCTTCCAGGAGGACGGTCGGCACGTGCCGGTTACCGTTCTCGCGCTGGAAAATTGCCAGGTTACCGCTCACCGTACCGAAGACCGCGATGGCTATTTCGCAGTCCAGGTCGGCTCGGGCGAAGCCAAGCAGAAGAACGTGAACAAGCCGCAGCGCGAAGCCTTTGCCAAGGCCGAGGTTCCGCTGAAGATGAAGGTCGCCGAATTTCGTGTCGACACCGAAGAGGCCCTGCTTCCCGTCGGTGCCCGCATTTCGGCCGAGCACTTCATTGCCGGCCAGAAGGTCGACATCACGGGTCACACCCAGGGTAAGGGCTTTGCCGGCGCCATGAAGCGTTGGGGCTTCGGTGGTCTGCGTGCCACCCACGGTGTCTCGATCTCGCACCGTTCGCACGGTTCGACGGGTAACCGTCAGGATCCGGGCCGCGTGTTCAAGGGCAAGAAAATGGCCGGTCACATGGGTGATCGTCAGCGCACCCAGCAGAACCTTGAAATCGTGCGCACAGACGCCGATCGCGGCCTGCTCTTCGTCAAGGGCTCGGTCCCGGGTGCGAAGAACGGCTGGTTGCTGGTAAAGGACGCGGTCAAGATCAACCACGAGGAACTGCCGTTCCCGGGCGTGATGTATCGCAACCAGGACGAATTCGCTTCGGAAGAAGCGGCTCCCGGCCTGGTCGAGAGCTCTGCCGAGCACGAAGTGGGTACCGAAGTTTCCGCCGAACAGCAGGAAAAACTGCTGAAGGAACAGGAAGCCGGTGCCGACACCGAAACCACCACCGATACGCCCGCAGCCGACACCGGCTCGGACGAGAACAAGGAGGGCTGA
- the rpsL gene encoding 30S ribosomal protein S12 produces MPTINQLVRKGRVPQKAKSKVPAMEQNPQKRGVCTRVYTTTPKKPNSALRKVAKVRLTNQREVISYIPGEGHNLQEHSVVLIRGGRVRDLPGVRYHVLRGVLDTQGVKDRKQSRSKYGAKRPK; encoded by the coding sequence ATGCCGACGATCAACCAGCTGGTCCGCAAGGGCCGCGTTCCGCAGAAGGCCAAGAGCAAGGTCCCTGCGATGGAGCAGAACCCGCAGAAGCGCGGCGTTTGCACCCGCGTCTATACGACGACCCCGAAGAAGCCGAACTCGGCTCTGCGTAAAGTTGCCAAGGTTCGCCTGACCAACCAGCGCGAAGTCATCTCCTACATCCCGGGCGAAGGCCACAACCTGCAGGAACACAGCGTCGTGCTGATCCGCGGCGGCCGTGTGCGCGACCTTCCCGGCGTGCGCTACCACGTCCTTCGCGGCGTGCTCGACACGCAGGGCGTCAAGGACCGCAAGCAGAGCCGCTCCAAGTACGGCGCCAAGCGTCCGAAGTAA
- the tuf gene encoding elongation factor Tu — protein MAKEKFERNKPHVNVGTIGHVDHGKTTLTAAITKVMAETYGGAAVDFANIDKAPEERERGITISTAHVEYETDARHYAHVDCPGHADYVKNMITGAAQMDGAILVVNAADGPMPQTREHILLSRQVGVPALVVYLNKVDQVDDEEILELVELEVRELLSEYDFDGDNIPIVKGSALAALEGRDDEIGKNSIIELMKAVDENIPQPDRPVDQDFLMPIEDVFSISGRGTVVTGRVETGVVNVGDEVEIVGIKDTTKTTVTGVEMFRKLLDRGEAGDNIGALIRGVGRDEVERGQVLAKPGSVTPHTEFSAEVYVLSKDEGGRHTPFFANYRPQFYFRTTDVTGEVILPEGTEMVMPGDNVTINVKLIAPIAMDEGLRFAIREGGRTVGSGVVAKITK, from the coding sequence ATGGCGAAGGAAAAGTTCGAGCGCAACAAGCCGCACGTCAACGTTGGCACCATCGGTCACGTCGACCACGGCAAGACCACGCTGACTGCTGCGATCACCAAGGTGATGGCAGAAACCTACGGAGGTGCGGCCGTCGATTTCGCGAACATCGACAAGGCGCCCGAAGAGCGCGAGCGCGGCATCACCATCTCGACCGCGCACGTCGAGTACGAAACCGACGCACGTCACTACGCGCACGTCGACTGCCCGGGTCACGCCGACTACGTGAAGAACATGATCACCGGTGCCGCACAGATGGACGGCGCGATCCTGGTCGTGAACGCAGCCGACGGCCCGATGCCCCAGACTCGCGAGCACATCCTGCTTTCGCGTCAGGTCGGCGTACCTGCGCTGGTCGTTTACCTGAACAAGGTCGACCAGGTCGACGACGAGGAAATCCTCGAACTCGTCGAGCTGGAAGTCCGCGAACTGCTCAGCGAATACGACTTCGATGGCGACAACATCCCGATCGTCAAGGGTTCGGCTCTGGCCGCCCTCGAGGGTCGTGACGACGAAATCGGTAAGAACTCGATCATCGAGCTCATGAAGGCCGTCGACGAAAACATCCCGCAGCCCGACCGCCCGGTCGACCAGGACTTCCTGATGCCGATCGAAGACGTGTTCTCGATCTCGGGCCGTGGTACGGTTGTTACCGGCCGCGTCGAAACCGGCGTTGTGAACGTTGGCGACGAAGTCGAAATCGTTGGCATCAAGGACACCACGAAGACGACCGTGACCGGCGTCGAAATGTTCCGCAAGCTGCTCGACCGCGGTGAAGCCGGCGACAACATCGGTGCCCTGATCCGCGGTGTCGGCCGTGACGAAGTCGAGCGTGGCCAGGTCCTCGCCAAGCCGGGTTCGGTTACGCCGCACACCGAGTTCAGCGCAGAAGTCTATGTCCTGTCGAAGGACGAAGGCGGCCGTCACACGCCGTTCTTCGCGAACTACCGTCCGCAGTTCTACTTCCGCACCACCGACGTCACCGGCGAAGTGATCCTTCCCGAAGGCACTGAAATGGTGATGCCGGGCGACAACGTGACGATCAACGTCAAGCTGATCGCTCCGATCGCCATGGACGAAGGTCTGCGCTTCGCTATCCGCGAAGGCGGCCGTACCGTCGGCTCGGGCGTTGTGGCGAAGATCACCAAGTAA